From the genome of Catenulispora sp. MAP5-51:
GTGCAGCCGTCCGGACTCATCGGGTCCGGGGCGCGGCCGCCGGACTGGTTGACGTACATCGGCAGGTTGTTGCCCTCGACGAGGCTGACGTCGTAGAAGTCCATGCCCTGCCAGGCGTTGAGGTTGAACTCGGCCAGCGTGGAGGGGAACTCGCCCCAGGTGCTGCCGCACTGGAACTTGCCCTGGCAGTCCCCGGACAGGCAGTGGCCGGTGCCGGCGGCGTTGAACGTGCAGCCGGCGCGCGCCCAGACGCGGACGTCCCAGTGGTCGGGGATGCTGATGGTGATGCTGGCGCCCGGGTTCAGGACCCAGCCGGTCGCGGCGACGGGGTGCTTGGGGTCGGCGGCGACGGCGGGCCAAATGGTCTGGGAGAGCTTGTTGACCATGGTGAGGGTTCGGGGGCCGGCGGTGGTGGTGCCCGCGCCAGTGCCGGTGCTGGTGCCGGTCCCAGGTGGCGCGGCGGTGGTCGAGGAAGCAGATGTACCGGCTTTCGGCGCGCTGGTCGGCGATGCGGTGGTTAGTGGCGTGGCCAATGGCGATCGCGACGGCGACGAGCTCGACTGCTGTGGCGTGGACGGCGATGCGCCGGGCTGTGACGTGTTCGACGCGGCCACGGTCGAGACTGCCGGTCCGGCCGACGGAACCGCGGTCCCGCTGGAACAGGCGGCGGCCGCGACCGCGCAGACCACCGCGGCGCTCAGCGCCAGCAGCCACCGCATCGGTATCTCAGGATGCTTCATACGCCACCCCCATGGGTGTCGGCGAGCCGTTCTGGAACAGCGCGGTTCCCGTCTGGGCGCCGGAGGCCGCCAGGCCGAACCACGCGTACCGCTCGACGTAGGGCAGTGAATCGAGCATCGCCGCGGAGGCGGTCACGAAGGCGGCCTGCTGGTTCGGGGCCGGATACTGCGTGCCGCCGGAGAAGGAGATGAGCGCGTACTCGGTGACCCAGATCGGCAGGTGGTAGCGGTCGTGGATGGCTTGGAGGTACGACCGCAGCTGATCGACCGCGGGGCCGGTCCGGAAGTCGGAGCCGTACCAGTGCACGGTGATGAAGTCGACGCGGTAGCCGCGCGCCGCCGCGCCGGCCATGAAGCGGTCGAGCCAGCCGCCGGGCGTGGCCGCGCCGGCGGCGACCGCCGGGCTGCCCAGCCGCAGGCCGGTGGCCTGGAGCCCGGGCCACAGGTCCAGGGCCTGCTCGACGGTCATGTTGGACTGCGAGCCCATGTCGGGCTCGTTGAAGCCCAGCAGGGTGGAGCCCTGGGAGCGCGCGGTGGCCAGGGTCGCGGCATCGGCGTTCTTCGCGCCCCAGATCATCGGGACGAACTCCGGGCCCGCCTTGCCGAGCTGGTCGATGCGGCTCGGCGACCAGTCGTAGTACCAGGAGGCCTTGGAGGCGGTCAGCGCGGTGTCGAGGGCGGGGGCGCCCCAGGCGGCGACGCCCTTTTTCGGCCCTGAACGGGCAGTGGGGGATGCCGGCGGCTTCGGGGCCGGGTGGGAGCTGGAGGTGGCCGGCGATGGGGTCGGCTTCGGGCTCGGGCTGGAAGACGGGCTCGGCGAGGGGGCGGCTGCGGGGGCCGCGCTGGGGGATGTGGTGGTCGTGGCGGCGATCGAGGTGGGTGCCGGGACGGCGCCGGATGTCGAGGAGCCGGCCCACACAGCGGTCGCCGCGACCCCGACCGCGCTGGCCGTCACCACCGCGGCGATCACCGCCGGGGCTTTGGCGGGTAAGAAGCCGAGAAGCTTGCCGGAGCCGTGGCCGAGCGCCGACGACCCCGTCGAGCCATGAGCGCCGCCCGCCGAACCGCCGGCATGCCCGTGCCCCTGCCCGAGCCCCATCGCCCCCGGCCCGCCGGCCGCCGTCGCCGCCTTGAACACGGCAGCGGCCAGCGCCGTCGGCACCACCGCCAGCGGCAGTCCGGCCAGCAGCTTCTCCACCGGCACCAGGTCCCGGGAGGGCGCGTCGCAGATCTCGCAGTCCCGCGTGTGGCCCACGAAGCGCTTGCGCCACAAGGCGTTGCGGTGTCCATCCCATCTGCTCGTCAGGTCCGACAGGCCCCGGCAGCGCTCCGGCGCGCGCAGCGCCCGCACGACCACGCGGGTCGCCGACAGCTGCTGCTTCAGGCGCTGGATGCGCACGGCGGCCTGGTTCTGCGGCACGCCCAGGGCCTCGGCCAGTTCGGCGCGGTCCAGGCGGCCGTGTTCGGTCAGCCACCACAGGCCCAGCAACTCGCGGTTGCCGTCGTCCAGCCAGCCCGCGGCCTCGGCGACCTCGCGGCGCTGGCCGGTCAGGTCGAGCCTGAGCGCGCTCAGGTCGGCGAAGTCGGCGGCGGGGTCGGGGACGGCCGCGGCCTCGTCCAGTGGCATGGTGCGCTCCTGCACGGCGCGGTGCGCGCGCTGGTGGTCGTGGACCTGCCGGATCGCGACGGCGACCAGCCAGGACCGGAAGGCCGCGGGGTCGCGGACGTCGCCCAGGCCGCGGACGGCGCGGACCATCGTCTCCTGGACCGCGTCGTCGACGTCGGCGTGCGCCCGCAGCGCGAAGCCGATGATGTTGTAGACCAGCGGCAGTGCTTCGGCGAGCAGGTCGCGCAGCGCGTTCTGGTCTCCGCGCTGCGCCGCCCGCACGGTGGCGGCGTCGAATCCGCCCCGCGGTGCTCTCATGCCGGGCCGTCCTCTGTATCGTCTGAATCGTCCTCGGGCGATGCGCCCGACGGTGATGGTTGTGCGA
Proteins encoded in this window:
- a CDS encoding sigma-70 family RNA polymerase sigma factor: MRAPRGGFDAATVRAAQRGDQNALRDLLAEALPLVYNIIGFALRAHADVDDAVQETMVRAVRGLGDVRDPAAFRSWLVAVAIRQVHDHQRAHRAVQERTMPLDEAAAVPDPAADFADLSALRLDLTGQRREVAEAAGWLDDGNRELLGLWWLTEHGRLDRAELAEALGVPQNQAAVRIQRLKQQLSATRVVVRALRAPERCRGLSDLTSRWDGHRNALWRKRFVGHTRDCEICDAPSRDLVPVEKLLAGLPLAVVPTALAAAVFKAATAAGGPGAMGLGQGHGHAGGSAGGAHGSTGSSALGHGSGKLLGFLPAKAPAVIAAVVTASAVGVAATAVWAGSSTSGAVPAPTSIAATTTTSPSAAPAAAPSPSPSSSPSPKPTPSPATSSSHPAPKPPASPTARSGPKKGVAAWGAPALDTALTASKASWYYDWSPSRIDQLGKAGPEFVPMIWGAKNADAATLATARSQGSTLLGFNEPDMGSQSNMTVEQALDLWPGLQATGLRLGSPAVAAGAATPGGWLDRFMAGAAARGYRVDFITVHWYGSDFRTGPAVDQLRSYLQAIHDRYHLPIWVTEYALISFSGGTQYPAPNQQAAFVTASAAMLDSLPYVERYAWFGLAASGAQTGTALFQNGSPTPMGVAYEAS
- a CDS encoding thaumatin family protein produces the protein MKHPEIPMRWLLALSAAVVCAVAAAACSSGTAVPSAGPAVSTVAASNTSQPGASPSTPQQSSSSPSRSPLATPLTTASPTSAPKAGTSASSTTAAPPGTGTSTGTGAGTTTAGPRTLTMVNKLSQTIWPAVAADPKHPVAATGWVLNPGASITISIPDHWDVRVWARAGCTFNAAGTGHCLSGDCQGKFQCGSTWGEFPSTLAEFNLNAWQGMDFYDVSLVEGNNLPMYVNQSGGRAPDPMSPDGCTKAGCTRDASASCPTVLQVVRGGAVTACKSSCLALGGDQMCCLGQWSSRAACDPTKWPVDSAAVFKKAEPFAYSYVDDDATSVLTCTGECSYRITWGVSP